A stretch of the Ananas comosus cultivar F153 linkage group 14, ASM154086v1, whole genome shotgun sequence genome encodes the following:
- the LOC109720484 gene encoding reticulon-like protein B23, whose protein sequence is MAEGAAAAAAVEGQRGSSSTPPAAAAAEVGRPAVVLVCGSLVYYHCAYRDSSLLSLASDVVIVLLCSLAILGMLFRQMNISVPVDPLEWQISQDTANSIAACLANTIGAAESVLRVAATGHDKRLFFKVVVILYTLSALGRVASGATIAYAGLCSFCLYVFAQSSPPINKLTSQLSMRRDSTGGAQDSS, encoded by the exons atggcggagggggcggcggcggcggcggcggtggaggggCAGAGGGGGTCGTCGTCGacgccgccggcggcggcggcggcggaggtggggCGGCCTGCGGTGGTGCTGGTGTGCGGGAGCCTGGTGTACTACCACTGCGCGTACAGGGACTCGAGCCTCCTCTCCCTCGCCTCTGACGTCGTCATCGTCCTCCTCTGCTCCCTCGCCATCCTCGGCATGCTCTTCCGCCAGATGAACATCTC AGTACCGGTGGATCCTCTTGAATGGCAGATATCCCAGGACACGGCAAACAGCATTGCCGCGTGCTTGGCTAATACAATAGGAGCAGCGGAGTCTGTTTTAAGGGTTGCTGCAACTGGACATGACAAGAGGCTGTTCTTTAAG GTTGTTGTTATTCTATACACACTCTCGGCTTTGGGAAGGGTAGCTTCAGGTGCTACAATTGCTTATGCTG GGCTATGCTCGTTCTGTCTCTACGTATTTGCACAAAGCTCTCCGCCGATCAATAAATTGACTTCTCAGTTGTCGATGAGGAGAGATTCTACAGGAGGCGCTCAGGATTCTTCGTGA
- the LOC109720199 gene encoding transcription factor GTE2-like isoform X1: MASAVIATRNEPCWGERKVYMRKTPIPNPNHSNPRPGALNSTAISNAGDRAGHPHGQFRHPDPEDVPISGTALSDDSSSFNRKSTGLNHRREPFGGDGSSGGGYVTFNISTYSRKELRDLRRRLVSELELVRSLVSRIESQDHHQHLTTRSAGFSSREVNASHGALEKRPYPSSDLPTKDKNAPREPKRLATAASVAVAPEAEKLLSAMMKKCGQILTKLMKNKKSVWFNSPVDVVGMGLHDYFQIIKHPMDLGSVKSKLSKGLYPSPSEFAADVRLTFNNALLYNPEGHEVHKLADQFLKLFDGLFGPSFEQYEKQRRAISRGEEEKPRVSSGSRVPMSESAVRPDPIPVNPSPPPPPAPAPAPAPAPAPAPSPAPATAPVHPKLLPPQQYPVAARTAFGKQPKPRAKDPNKRPMSFAEKQKLSLGLQSLPEEKMAQVLQIVRKRNLDPAQHGDEIELDIEMMDTETLWELDRFVCNCKKMMSKMRRQDAMNAAHPSVPHAQPTTEAGGGGDRQSSIADNAPDTLAAKKGKVGDSAAEEDVDIGDEMPSTNYPPVVIEKDEHSASSSGSSGSDSSSSSSDSESGSSSQSDSDEDDDVAQSPS, translated from the exons ATGGCGTCGGCGGTCATCGCCACCCGGAATGAGCCGTGCTGGGGAGAGAGGAAGGTTTATATGAGGAAAACCCCAATCCCTAACCCTAACCACAGCAACCCTAGGCCCGGAGCTCTCAATTCGACCGCGATCTCCAACGCCGGTGACCGTGCGGGCCATCCTCACGGCCAATTTCGCCATCCGGATCCCGAGGACGTGCCGATCTCCGGTACCGCCTTGTCGGACGACTCCTCATCGTTTAACCGAAAATCGACCGGCCTCAACCATCGCCGCGAGCCGTTCGGCGGCGACGGTAGCAGCGGCGGAGGCTACGTCACCTTCAACATCTCAACCTACTCGAGGAAGGAGCTTAGAGACCTCCGTCGGCGGCTCGTCTCCGAGCTCGAGCTGGTCCGCAGCCTCGTGAGCCGGATCGAGTCGCAGGACCACCACCAACACCTCACCACCAGATCGGCTGGCTTCAGCTCTCGCGAGGTCAACGCGAGCCACGGAGCGCTCGAGAAGCGGCCGTACCCGTCCTCCGATCTCCCGACTAAGGATAAGAATGCCCCCCGTGAGCCCAAGCGGCTCGCCACGGCGGCATCGGTGGCGGTGGCGCCGGAGGCAGAGAAGCTCCTTTCGGCCATGATGAAGAAGTGTGGCCAGATCCTCACCAAGCTcatgaagaacaagaaaagCGTCTGGTTCAATTCCCCCGTGGATGTCGTCGGAATGGGTTTACATGACTATTTCCAGATCATCAAGCACCCTATGGACCTCGGATCGGTGAAATCGAAGCTCAGCAAAGGGCTCTACCCTTCTCCCTCCGAATTCGCCGCCGACGTTAGGCTAACCTTCAACAACGCCCTCCTCTACAACCCCGAGGGCCACGAGGTGCACAAACTTGCGGATCAGTTCCTTAAGCTCTTCGATGGGCTCTTCGGCCCTTCTTTTGAACAGTATGAGAAGCAGCGGAGGGCGATCTCTAGGGGAGAAGAGGAAAAGCCGAGGGTTTCGTCTGGATCTCGCGTTCCTATGTCGGAGAGCGCGGTTAGGCCCGATCCTATACCCGTTAACCCgtctccacctccgcctccggcCCCGGCCCCGGCCCCGGCCCCGGCCCCAGCTCCAGCTCCATCTCCGGCTCCGGCTACAGCTCCGGTTCATCCAAAGCTGCTGCCGCCGCAGCAGTATCCCGTTGCGGCCAGAACGGCTTTTGGGAAGCAGCCGAAGCCCAGGGCCAAGGACCCGAACAAGCGGCCTATGAGCTTCGCAGAGAAGCAGAAGCTGAGCCTGGGACTGCAGAGCCTCCCGGAGGAGAAGATGGCCCAAGTTCTCCAGATCGTGCGGAAGCGGAACTTGGACCCTGCGCAGCACGGCGACGAGATCGAGCTTGACATCGAGATGATGGACACGGAAACCCTTTGGGAGCTCGACCGCTTTGTGTGCAACTGCAAGAAGATGATGAGCAAGATGAGGAGGCAGGACGCCATGAATGCCGCGCACCCTTCTGTCCCTCATGCTCAGCCGACAACAGAAGCCGGGGGAGGAGGAGACAGG CAGTCGTCAATCGCGGACAACGCGCCCGACACATTAGCTGCGAAGAAGGGCAAGGTGGGCGACAGCGCGGCAGAAGAGGATGTAGACATTGGTGATGAGATGCCCTCCACCAATTACCCTCCTGTGGTGATAGAGAAGGATGAGCATTCGGCAAGCAGCTCGGGCAGTTCGGGCAGCGATTCTTCTTCCTCATCGAGTG ATTCGGAGTCGGGGAGCTCCTCGCAGAGCGACTCCgatgaagatgatgatgttGCACAATCTCCTTCCTAG
- the LOC109720199 gene encoding transcription factor GTE2-like isoform X2, with translation MASAVIATRNEPCWGERKVYMRKTPIPNPNHSNPRPGALNSTAISNAGDRAGHPHGQFRHPDPEDVPISGTALSDDSSSFNRKSTGLNHRREPFGGDGSSGGGYVTFNISTYSRKELRDLRRRLVSELELVRSLVSRIESQDHHQHLTTRSAGFSSREVNASHGALEKRPYPSSDLPTKDKNAPREPKRLATAASVAVAPEAEKLLSAMMKKCGQILTKLMKNKKSVWFNSPVDVVGMGLHDYFQIIKHPMDLGSVKSKLSKGLYPSPSEFAADVRLTFNNALLYNPEGHEVHKLADQFLKLFDGLFGPSFEQYEKQRRAISRGEEEKPRVSSGSRVPMSESAVRPDPIPVNPSPPPPPAPAPAPAPAPAPAPSPAPATAPVHPKLLPPQQYPVAARTAFGKQPKPRAKDPNKRPMSFAEKQKLSLGLQSLPEEKMAQVLQIVRKRNLDPAQHGDEIELDIEMMDTETLWELDRFVCNCKKMMSKMRRQDAMNAAHPSVPHAQPTTEAGGGGDRSSIADNAPDTLAAKKGKVGDSAAEEDVDIGDEMPSTNYPPVVIEKDEHSASSSGSSGSDSSSSSSDSESGSSSQSDSDEDDDVAQSPS, from the exons ATGGCGTCGGCGGTCATCGCCACCCGGAATGAGCCGTGCTGGGGAGAGAGGAAGGTTTATATGAGGAAAACCCCAATCCCTAACCCTAACCACAGCAACCCTAGGCCCGGAGCTCTCAATTCGACCGCGATCTCCAACGCCGGTGACCGTGCGGGCCATCCTCACGGCCAATTTCGCCATCCGGATCCCGAGGACGTGCCGATCTCCGGTACCGCCTTGTCGGACGACTCCTCATCGTTTAACCGAAAATCGACCGGCCTCAACCATCGCCGCGAGCCGTTCGGCGGCGACGGTAGCAGCGGCGGAGGCTACGTCACCTTCAACATCTCAACCTACTCGAGGAAGGAGCTTAGAGACCTCCGTCGGCGGCTCGTCTCCGAGCTCGAGCTGGTCCGCAGCCTCGTGAGCCGGATCGAGTCGCAGGACCACCACCAACACCTCACCACCAGATCGGCTGGCTTCAGCTCTCGCGAGGTCAACGCGAGCCACGGAGCGCTCGAGAAGCGGCCGTACCCGTCCTCCGATCTCCCGACTAAGGATAAGAATGCCCCCCGTGAGCCCAAGCGGCTCGCCACGGCGGCATCGGTGGCGGTGGCGCCGGAGGCAGAGAAGCTCCTTTCGGCCATGATGAAGAAGTGTGGCCAGATCCTCACCAAGCTcatgaagaacaagaaaagCGTCTGGTTCAATTCCCCCGTGGATGTCGTCGGAATGGGTTTACATGACTATTTCCAGATCATCAAGCACCCTATGGACCTCGGATCGGTGAAATCGAAGCTCAGCAAAGGGCTCTACCCTTCTCCCTCCGAATTCGCCGCCGACGTTAGGCTAACCTTCAACAACGCCCTCCTCTACAACCCCGAGGGCCACGAGGTGCACAAACTTGCGGATCAGTTCCTTAAGCTCTTCGATGGGCTCTTCGGCCCTTCTTTTGAACAGTATGAGAAGCAGCGGAGGGCGATCTCTAGGGGAGAAGAGGAAAAGCCGAGGGTTTCGTCTGGATCTCGCGTTCCTATGTCGGAGAGCGCGGTTAGGCCCGATCCTATACCCGTTAACCCgtctccacctccgcctccggcCCCGGCCCCGGCCCCGGCCCCGGCCCCAGCTCCAGCTCCATCTCCGGCTCCGGCTACAGCTCCGGTTCATCCAAAGCTGCTGCCGCCGCAGCAGTATCCCGTTGCGGCCAGAACGGCTTTTGGGAAGCAGCCGAAGCCCAGGGCCAAGGACCCGAACAAGCGGCCTATGAGCTTCGCAGAGAAGCAGAAGCTGAGCCTGGGACTGCAGAGCCTCCCGGAGGAGAAGATGGCCCAAGTTCTCCAGATCGTGCGGAAGCGGAACTTGGACCCTGCGCAGCACGGCGACGAGATCGAGCTTGACATCGAGATGATGGACACGGAAACCCTTTGGGAGCTCGACCGCTTTGTGTGCAACTGCAAGAAGATGATGAGCAAGATGAGGAGGCAGGACGCCATGAATGCCGCGCACCCTTCTGTCCCTCATGCTCAGCCGACAACAGAAGCCGGGGGAGGAGGAGACAGG TCGTCAATCGCGGACAACGCGCCCGACACATTAGCTGCGAAGAAGGGCAAGGTGGGCGACAGCGCGGCAGAAGAGGATGTAGACATTGGTGATGAGATGCCCTCCACCAATTACCCTCCTGTGGTGATAGAGAAGGATGAGCATTCGGCAAGCAGCTCGGGCAGTTCGGGCAGCGATTCTTCTTCCTCATCGAGTG ATTCGGAGTCGGGGAGCTCCTCGCAGAGCGACTCCgatgaagatgatgatgttGCACAATCTCCTTCCTAG